One Candidatus Methylomirabilota bacterium genomic region harbors:
- a CDS encoding fumarate reductase/succinate dehydrogenase flavoprotein subunit: MAADYETYEHDVLVIGAGGAGLRAAIEAAAQGVSVGLVCKSLLGKAHTVMAEGGIAAALGNVWPEDNWQVHFRDTMRGGKMLNNWRMAQLHAQEAPERVLELERWGALFDRTKDGLILQRDFGGHRYARLAHVGDRTGLEMIRTLQYHAIHQGIDVYMECKIERLLTDGERVTGAFGYWRSSGKLVAFTAKAIVLATGGIGKAWKITSNSWEYTGDGHSLALWAGADLIDMEFVQFHPTGMVWPPSVRGILVTEGVRGDGGTLRNKSGERFMFRYIPEFFKAETADNEAEADRWYADKKNNRRTPDLLPRDEVARAINSEVKAGRGSPHGGVLLDIHSRRSADDIKKRLPSMYHQFKELAGVDITREPMEVGPTCHYMMGGVRVDADTTRATVPGLFAAGEAAGGMHGSNRLGGNSLSDLIVFGRRAGLHAALYAKNLGGRVTVEAGQVDALARETLEPFSRSGDQNPYAIQHELQDTMQDLVGIIRTESELKEALERIEGFKARAAKVRVDGGRTYNPAWHTALDLRSLLTVAECVTLAALERKESRGAHTRDDHPKTEAQWGKVNVVVRQKNGTIQVTREPLPEMPAELARLLQETK; encoded by the coding sequence ATGGCTGCCGACTACGAGACCTACGAGCACGACGTACTGGTGATCGGGGCCGGCGGCGCCGGGCTGCGCGCGGCCATCGAGGCCGCGGCCCAGGGCGTGTCGGTGGGGCTGGTCTGCAAGTCGCTGCTGGGCAAGGCCCACACGGTCATGGCCGAGGGGGGCATCGCGGCCGCGCTGGGCAACGTGTGGCCGGAGGACAACTGGCAGGTGCACTTCCGCGACACCATGCGCGGCGGCAAGATGCTCAACAACTGGCGCATGGCCCAGCTCCACGCCCAGGAAGCGCCGGAGCGGGTGCTGGAGCTCGAGCGCTGGGGCGCCCTGTTCGACCGCACCAAGGACGGCCTCATCCTGCAGCGCGACTTCGGCGGGCACCGCTACGCCCGGCTGGCCCACGTCGGCGACCGTACCGGCCTGGAGATGATCCGCACGCTGCAGTACCACGCCATCCACCAGGGCATCGATGTCTACATGGAGTGCAAGATCGAGCGGCTGCTGACCGACGGCGAGCGGGTGACGGGCGCCTTCGGCTACTGGCGGTCCTCGGGAAAGCTCGTGGCCTTCACGGCCAAGGCCATCGTGCTGGCCACCGGCGGCATCGGCAAAGCCTGGAAAATCACGTCCAACTCGTGGGAGTACACGGGCGACGGCCATTCGCTGGCCCTGTGGGCCGGGGCCGACCTGATCGACATGGAGTTCGTGCAGTTCCATCCCACGGGGATGGTGTGGCCGCCGTCGGTGCGAGGCATCCTGGTCACCGAGGGCGTGCGCGGCGACGGCGGGACGCTGCGCAACAAGTCCGGCGAGCGCTTCATGTTCCGCTACATCCCGGAGTTCTTCAAAGCGGAGACCGCGGACAACGAGGCCGAGGCCGACCGCTGGTACGCGGACAAGAAGAACAACCGCCGCACGCCGGACCTGCTGCCCCGCGACGAGGTGGCCCGGGCCATCAACAGCGAGGTGAAGGCGGGACGGGGCAGCCCGCACGGCGGCGTCTTGCTGGACATCCACAGCCGGCGGTCGGCCGACGACATCAAGAAGCGCCTGCCCAGCATGTATCACCAGTTCAAGGAGCTGGCCGGGGTCGACATCACCCGGGAGCCCATGGAGGTGGGACCCACCTGCCACTACATGATGGGCGGCGTGCGGGTGGACGCCGACACCACCCGGGCCACCGTGCCCGGCCTCTTCGCCGCCGGCGAGGCCGCGGGAGGCATGCACGGCTCCAACCGGCTGGGCGGCAACTCCCTGTCCGACCTCATCGTCTTCGGGCGGCGGGCCGGCCTGCACGCCGCGCTCTATGCCAAGAACCTGGGCGGACGGGTGACGGTGGAGGCCGGGCAGGTCGACGCGCTGGCCCGCGAGACCCTGGAGCCGTTCTCGCGCTCGGGCGACCAGAATCCCTACGCCATCCAGCACGAGCTGCAGGACACCATGCAGGACCTCGTCGGCATCATCCGCACCGAGAGCGAGCTGAAGGAGGCGCTCGAGCGGATCGAGGGCTTCAAGGCCCGGGCCGCCAAGGTGCGGGTGGACGGCGGCCGCACCTACAACCCGGCCTGGCACACCGCCCTCGACCTGCGCTCGCTGCTGACCGTCGCCGAGTGCGTGACGCTGGCCGCCCTGGAGCGCAAGGAAAGTCGGGGGGCCCACACCCGGGACGATCATCCCAAGACCGAGGCCCAGTGGGGCAAGGTCAACGTCGTCGTGCGGCAGAAGAACGGCACCATCCAGGTCACCCGCGAGCCGCTTCCCGAGATGCCGGCCGAGCTGGCGCGCCTGCTCCAGGAGACGAAGTGA
- the sucD gene encoding succinate--CoA ligase subunit alpha gives MSILVDKDTRVVVQGITGREGAFHAARCREYGTTVVGGVTPGKGGTVHEGFPVWNTVEEAVRQEGADCALIFVPPAAAADAIMEAAAAGVRLVVCITEGIPIADMVKTKHAIATGGSRLIGPNCPGVITPGQAKIGIMPGHIHRPGPVGVVSRSGTLTYEVVGQLTARGIGQSSCVGIGGDPVQGTSFVDVLRLFNEDEDTKAIMLIGEIGGTAEEEAAAFIKDAVAKPVVAFICGQTAPPGRRMGHAGAIVSGGKGTAAEKMRALQAAGATLVRSPADMGDAVARVLRS, from the coding sequence GTGAGTATTCTCGTCGACAAGGACACGCGCGTCGTCGTCCAGGGAATCACCGGACGCGAGGGCGCCTTTCACGCCGCCCGCTGCCGCGAGTACGGCACGACAGTCGTGGGCGGCGTGACCCCCGGCAAGGGCGGCACCGTCCACGAGGGATTTCCGGTGTGGAACACGGTCGAGGAGGCCGTGCGCCAGGAGGGCGCGGACTGCGCCCTCATCTTCGTGCCGCCGGCGGCGGCGGCCGACGCGATCATGGAGGCCGCGGCGGCCGGCGTGCGCCTGGTCGTGTGCATCACCGAGGGCATCCCCATCGCGGACATGGTCAAGACCAAACACGCCATCGCCACCGGTGGCAGCCGGCTCATCGGGCCCAACTGCCCGGGGGTCATCACGCCGGGCCAGGCGAAGATCGGGATCATGCCGGGGCACATCCACCGGCCGGGCCCGGTGGGCGTCGTCTCGCGCAGCGGCACGCTGACCTACGAGGTGGTGGGCCAGCTCACCGCGCGGGGCATCGGCCAGTCGAGCTGTGTGGGGATCGGCGGCGATCCCGTGCAGGGGACGTCGTTCGTGGACGTGCTGCGGCTCTTCAACGAGGACGAGGACACGAAGGCCATCATGCTGATCGGCGAGATCGGGGGTACCGCGGAGGAGGAGGCCGCCGCCTTCATCAAGGACGCCGTGGCCAAGCCGGTGGTGGCCTTCATCTGCGGGCAGACGGCGCCGCCCGGACGCCGCATGGGCCACGCCGGGGCCATCGTCTCGGGCGGCAAGGGCACGGCGGCCGAGAAGATGCGGGCCCTGCAGGCGGCGGGCGCGACGCTGGTGCGGAGCCCGGCCGACATGGGCGACGCCGTGGCAAGAGTGCTGCGATCATGA
- a CDS encoding fumarate hydratase has translation MRDIHVSAITDAVKKLCMEANWDLEPDVLRAFDRALSTERSPAGRQVLQILKDNATMAKTRRIPYCQDTGFVVCFVELGQDVHVTGGGLIDAINEGVRRGYGEGYLRASIVRSPFDRVNTGDNTPAVIHVDVVPGATLKLMVMAKGGGCENRSKYRMLTPAEGLEGVKEWVLECVRTAGPDACPPLILGVGVGGTFEKAALLSKQALFRELGSPNPDPFLDGLERELLDRANRLGIGPQGYGGDTTALGIHLLTYPCHITSLPVAVTIECHAHRHKEATL, from the coding sequence GTGCGCGACATCCACGTCAGCGCCATCACCGATGCGGTGAAGAAGCTCTGCATGGAGGCCAACTGGGACCTCGAGCCGGACGTCCTGCGGGCCTTCGACCGCGCGCTCAGTACCGAGCGCTCCCCGGCCGGCCGCCAGGTGCTGCAGATCCTCAAGGACAACGCCACGATGGCGAAGACGCGGCGGATCCCCTATTGCCAGGATACGGGGTTCGTCGTGTGCTTCGTGGAGCTGGGGCAGGACGTCCACGTGACGGGCGGCGGCCTGATCGACGCCATCAACGAGGGCGTCCGCCGCGGCTACGGCGAGGGCTATCTCAGAGCCTCCATCGTGCGCTCGCCCTTCGACCGGGTGAACACCGGCGACAACACGCCGGCCGTCATCCACGTCGACGTGGTGCCCGGCGCCACCCTGAAGCTGATGGTGATGGCCAAGGGCGGGGGGTGCGAGAACCGCTCCAAGTATCGGATGCTGACGCCGGCCGAAGGCCTCGAGGGCGTCAAGGAGTGGGTCCTCGAGTGCGTGCGCACCGCAGGCCCCGATGCCTGTCCGCCGCTGATCCTGGGGGTGGGCGTCGGGGGCACCTTCGAGAAGGCGGCGTTGCTGTCCAAGCAGGCGCTGTTCCGGGAGCTGGGCTCGCCCAATCCCGACCCGTTCCTCGATGGGCTCGAAAGGGAGCTGCTCGACCGGGCGAACCGGCTGGGGATCGGGCCCCAGGGGTACGGTGGAGACACCACCGCGCTGGGGATCCACCTGCTGACCTATCCCTGCCACATCACCTCGCTCCCCGTCGCAGTGACCATCGAGTGCCACGCGCACCGGCACAAGGAAGCCACGCTGTGA
- the sucC gene encoding ADP-forming succinate--CoA ligase subunit beta, with translation MKVHEYQAKALLREFGVPVPKGEVADRPAACRTAAERIGGRVVIKAQVHAGGRGKAGGIKLADTPAQAEQAGSQILGMRLRTPQTPLEGILVRKVLVEEASAVERELYLSVTLDRARSTHVVMASEAGGMEIEEVAARNPEKILREWAHPALGLADFQARRLAFGLGLAGERFKQATALIKALFAFYLAKDCSLAEINPLVTTGDGRVLALDAKLNFDDNALFRHPQIAALRDTDEEDPLDVEASKFGLNYIKLDGDVGCMVNGAGLAMATMDIIKLAGGEPANFLDVGGGASPEQIEHAFRILSSDRRVKAVFINVFGGILRCDRLAEGVINAVRKLGLRLPVVVRMEGTNVELGKWMLAESGLNFTTADDMGDGARKVVALARSAAA, from the coding sequence ATGAAGGTCCACGAGTACCAGGCCAAGGCCCTCCTTCGCGAGTTCGGGGTGCCGGTGCCGAAGGGGGAGGTGGCCGACCGCCCCGCCGCCTGCCGGACGGCGGCCGAGCGCATCGGCGGGCGGGTCGTGATCAAGGCGCAGGTGCACGCCGGCGGCCGCGGCAAGGCCGGCGGCATCAAGCTGGCCGACACCCCGGCCCAGGCCGAGCAGGCCGGCAGCCAGATCCTCGGGATGCGCCTCCGGACCCCACAGACGCCGCTCGAGGGCATCCTGGTGCGCAAGGTCCTGGTCGAGGAGGCGTCCGCCGTCGAGCGCGAGCTCTACCTGTCGGTCACGCTGGACCGTGCCCGCTCCACTCACGTGGTCATGGCCTCCGAGGCGGGAGGGATGGAGATCGAGGAGGTGGCGGCCCGGAATCCCGAGAAGATCCTGCGCGAGTGGGCGCATCCGGCCCTGGGCCTGGCCGACTTCCAGGCCCGCCGCCTGGCCTTCGGGCTGGGGCTGGCCGGCGAGCGGTTCAAGCAGGCCACGGCCCTGATCAAGGCGCTCTTCGCCTTCTACCTGGCGAAGGACTGCTCGCTGGCCGAGATCAACCCGCTGGTGACGACCGGCGACGGCCGCGTGCTGGCCCTGGACGCCAAGCTCAACTTCGACGACAACGCGCTGTTCCGGCATCCCCAGATCGCCGCGCTGCGCGACACCGACGAGGAGGATCCGCTCGACGTCGAGGCCTCGAAGTTCGGTCTGAACTACATCAAGCTCGACGGCGACGTGGGCTGCATGGTGAACGGGGCCGGCCTGGCCATGGCCACCATGGACATCATCAAGCTGGCCGGGGGCGAGCCGGCCAACTTCCTGGACGTGGGCGGCGGCGCCTCCCCGGAGCAGATCGAGCATGCGTTCCGCATCCTGTCTTCGGACCGCCGGGTGAAGGCGGTGTTCATCAACGTCTTCGGCGGCATCCTGCGCTGCGACCGCCTGGCCGAAGGCGTCATCAACGCCGTCCGGAAGCTGGGCCTGCGCCTGCCCGTGGTGGTGCGCATGGAGGGCACGAACGTCGAACTGGGCAAGTGGATGCTCGCCGAGTCCGGCCTGAACTTCACCACCGCCGACGACATGGGCGACGGCGCGCGCAAGGTGGTCGCCCTGGCCCGGAGCGCCGCCGCGTGA
- a CDS encoding Fe-S-containing hydro-lyase has translation MPCPMITAAGDGIKEVATPLSDADVESLKAGDRVRITGVIYTARDAAHGRLWPLMEKGERLPIDVKGQIIYYTGPSPARPGDVVGAIGPTTASRMDKFTPGLLRLGLKGTIGKGYRSPAVKEALKQYKAVYFGAIGGAGAVLSRHVKKLEIVAYDDLGTEALRRLEVEGFPAIVVNDCRGGDLYEDGRKAYIREGA, from the coding sequence ATGCCCTGTCCAATGATCACGGCGGCCGGGGACGGGATCAAGGAGGTGGCGACGCCGCTGAGCGACGCCGACGTGGAGTCGCTGAAGGCGGGGGATCGAGTGCGGATCACCGGCGTGATCTACACCGCGCGCGACGCCGCCCACGGCCGGCTCTGGCCCCTCATGGAGAAGGGCGAGCGACTGCCCATCGACGTGAAGGGACAGATCATCTACTACACGGGGCCGTCGCCGGCCCGTCCGGGCGACGTGGTCGGCGCCATCGGGCCGACCACGGCCAGCCGGATGGACAAGTTCACACCCGGCCTGCTGCGCCTGGGCCTCAAGGGAACGATCGGCAAGGGCTACCGCTCGCCGGCCGTGAAGGAGGCCCTCAAGCAGTACAAGGCCGTGTACTTCGGAGCCATCGGCGGCGCCGGGGCCGTCCTGTCCCGTCACGTCAAGAAGCTCGAGATCGTGGCCTACGACGACCTCGGCACGGAAGCGCTCCGGCGTCTGGAGGTAGAAGGGTTCCCCGCCATCGTGGTCAACGACTGCCGGGGCGGGGACCTCTACGAGGACGGCCGGAAGGCCTACATCCGGGAGGGGGCATGA
- a CDS encoding VOC family protein has protein sequence MAKPMPDGYRTITPMLSIRDAARAIDFYKRALDAQERFRMPGPDGKVAHAELQIGDSVIMLGEEDPSRGCTSPASLKGTPVTFYLYLPDVDAAFKRATGAGATVRMPVSNMFWGDRYGEVEDPFGFRWGLATHVEDLTPEEIARRGQAAMAEMARGKK, from the coding sequence GCCAGACGGATATCGGACGATCACGCCGATGCTCTCGATTCGCGACGCCGCCCGGGCCATCGACTTCTACAAGCGGGCCTTGGACGCCCAGGAGCGGTTCCGCATGCCGGGCCCCGACGGCAAGGTGGCTCACGCCGAGCTGCAAATCGGGGACTCGGTGATCATGCTGGGCGAGGAGGACCCGTCCCGCGGCTGCACCTCGCCGGCGAGCCTGAAGGGCACGCCGGTCACCTTCTACCTCTACCTGCCCGACGTCGACGCCGCCTTCAAGCGCGCCACCGGGGCCGGCGCCACGGTGCGCATGCCCGTGTCCAACATGTTCTGGGGCGACCGCTATGGCGAGGTCGAGGATCCCTTCGGCTTCCGATGGGGGTTGGCCACCCACGTGGAGGACCTCACGCCGGAGGAGATCGCCAGGCGGGGTCAAGCTGCCATGGCCGAGATGGCCAGGGGCAAGAAGTAG
- a CDS encoding succinate dehydrogenase/fumarate reductase iron-sulfur subunit — MATFTMRVFRGDAGGGGLKDYRVEVDTGMVVLDVIHRIQATQAPDLACRWNCKAGKCGSCSAEIDGQPRLMCMTRMDVFSPEQPVAVVPIRTFPLIKDLVCDVSYNYEKARQVPPLRLRPPDADGKYRMMQEDIDRIQEFHKCIECFLCQNVCHVIRDHEELKRQFAGPRFFIKVAGLDMHPLDTVDRTEFVRANAGIGLCNITKCCTEVCPEHIHITDNGIIPMKERMADNFDPIVWLLRKFRGRKKQPA, encoded by the coding sequence ATGGCGACCTTCACGATGCGCGTGTTCCGCGGCGATGCCGGGGGCGGTGGTCTCAAGGATTATCGTGTCGAGGTCGACACGGGCATGGTCGTGCTCGACGTGATCCACCGCATCCAGGCCACCCAGGCTCCCGATCTGGCCTGCCGGTGGAACTGCAAGGCCGGCAAGTGCGGGTCGTGCAGCGCCGAGATCGATGGCCAGCCCCGCCTCATGTGCATGACCCGGATGGATGTATTCAGTCCCGAGCAGCCCGTCGCGGTCGTGCCCATCCGGACCTTTCCCCTGATCAAGGACCTCGTCTGCGACGTCTCGTACAACTACGAGAAGGCCCGGCAGGTCCCGCCGCTGCGGCTCCGGCCGCCCGACGCCGACGGCAAGTACCGGATGATGCAGGAGGACATCGATCGCATCCAGGAGTTCCACAAGTGCATCGAGTGCTTCCTGTGCCAGAACGTCTGTCACGTCATCCGGGACCACGAGGAGCTGAAGCGGCAGTTCGCCGGGCCCCGCTTCTTCATCAAAGTCGCCGGCCTGGACATGCATCCGCTCGACACGGTCGATCGCACGGAGTTCGTGCGGGCCAACGCCGGCATCGGGCTGTGCAACATCACCAAGTGCTGCACGGAAGTCTGCCCCGAGCACATCCACATCACCGACAACGGCATCATCCCGATGAAGGAGCGGATGGCCGACAACTTCGACCCCATCGTCTGGCTGCTGAGAAAGTTCCGGGGTCGGAAGAAACAGCCGGCGTGA
- a CDS encoding aspartyl protease family protein, with product MGLTMLQLEVGNPANPDVTIGVEFLIDSGATYSVVPTPVLEQLGIRPLQEQEFRLADGTAIRRNTGGALFKYGDRIGLANVIFGEPGDSTLLGVLTLEALGYALDPLRRELRPLPMLLGVETLAR from the coding sequence GTGGGACTCACGATGCTGCAGCTGGAGGTCGGCAACCCGGCGAATCCGGATGTCACGATCGGAGTGGAGTTCCTGATCGACTCTGGGGCGACGTATTCAGTAGTGCCGACGCCGGTGCTCGAGCAGCTCGGCATACGCCCCTTGCAGGAGCAAGAGTTCCGTTTGGCCGACGGAACGGCCATCCGTCGCAACACCGGTGGGGCGCTCTTCAAATATGGTGACAGGATCGGACTCGCCAATGTCATCTTCGGCGAGCCCGGCGACAGCACCCTGCTCGGCGTCCTCACGCTCGAGGCGCTCGGTTACGCCCTCGACCCGCTGCGGCGGGAGCTCAGGCCATTGCCGATGCTCCTGGGGGTCGAGACGCTCGCTCGATGA